One Bombina bombina isolate aBomBom1 chromosome 5, aBomBom1.pri, whole genome shotgun sequence DNA segment encodes these proteins:
- the LOC128659526 gene encoding putative nuclease HARBI1 — translation MRFRCLDRSGGDLQFSPEKAIKIIVACCCLHNMAQEHGMLNNLLPTPQPPGEIFEPDVINHPQPLNAHLERSATIQDFFSD, via the exons atgcgctttcgctgcctggacagatcagggggggatctccaattcagtccggaaaaagctattaaaatcatagtggcatgttgctgtctacacaacatggcacaggagcatgggatgttgaacaacttacttccaacaccacagcccccaggtgaaatctttgagcctgatgtaattaatcatccccaacccctcaatgcccatttggagagatctgcaactattcaagatttcttttcag attga